In Terriglobales bacterium, a single genomic region encodes these proteins:
- a CDS encoding M23 family metallopeptidase, producing MKRRTKPGGALRFSGSLGAVLGALLPLVLAFAGSAGTGASARPTPVEVIIPAPPVPVAAEGKRVLAYELHITNFGRDPLRLQRIEVYGGDAERPLASFEGAALAQMVSLVGQPMKMSMSAEKEPDASPDLDPGRRLIVFLWLTLPLPERVPASLRHRLSFTVEGGERAGKASEIGGIVSPVVSEGAPPLLEPPLRSGEWLAGNGPGNSSDHRRAIVPLDGRVYIAQRFATDWMRVGKNTNTFHDSRGKNENFWGYGQPVYAVADGEVTEAVDEFPDHPPGELPQPVTLENIAGNHVILRIAPGRYVLFAHLKAGSVRVRLHQHVTAQDVIGEVGDSGQATAPHLHFQVMDGNSPLGAEGVPYLFRSFTFLGLGRDFEEDKHPSVPRRDELPLDDAVVAFR from the coding sequence GTGAAGCGCCGGACCAAGCCGGGCGGGGCCCTCCGCTTCTCCGGATCTCTGGGGGCGGTGCTGGGAGCGCTCCTGCCCCTGGTCCTGGCGTTCGCGGGCAGCGCGGGAACCGGGGCGAGCGCGCGGCCCACGCCGGTGGAAGTCATCATCCCGGCGCCGCCGGTGCCGGTGGCGGCGGAGGGAAAGCGCGTGCTCGCCTACGAACTGCACATCACCAACTTCGGCAGGGACCCGCTCCGGCTGCAGCGCATCGAGGTGTACGGCGGAGACGCGGAGCGACCGCTGGCCAGCTTCGAAGGCGCGGCGCTGGCGCAGATGGTCAGCCTGGTGGGACAGCCGATGAAGATGTCCATGTCCGCGGAGAAGGAGCCGGACGCGAGCCCGGATCTCGATCCCGGCCGCCGGCTGATCGTGTTCCTGTGGCTGACGCTGCCCCTGCCAGAGCGTGTGCCGGCGAGCCTGCGGCACCGCCTGTCATTCACGGTGGAGGGCGGGGAGCGGGCCGGCAAGGCATCGGAGATCGGCGGGATCGTCTCTCCGGTAGTCTCGGAAGGGGCGCCGCCGCTGCTCGAGCCGCCGCTGCGCAGCGGGGAGTGGTTGGCGGGCAACGGGCCGGGGAATTCTTCCGACCACCGCCGCGCCATCGTTCCTCTCGACGGGCGCGTCTACATCGCGCAGCGCTTCGCCACCGACTGGATGAGGGTGGGCAAGAACACCAACACCTTCCACGACTCGCGGGGGAAGAACGAGAACTTCTGGGGCTACGGCCAGCCCGTCTACGCGGTGGCCGACGGCGAGGTGACCGAGGCGGTGGACGAGTTCCCCGACCACCCGCCGGGCGAGCTGCCGCAGCCGGTGACGCTGGAGAACATCGCGGGGAATCACGTGATCCTGCGCATCGCACCCGGCCGCTACGTGCTGTTCGCCCACCTCAAGGCGGGCTCGGTGCGAGTGCGGCTGCACCAGCACGTCACGGCGCAGGACGTGATCGGCGAAGTGGGGGATTCCGGCCAGGCCACCGCGCCGCACCTCCACTTCCAGGTGATGGACGGGAACTCTCCCCTGGGCGCGGAGGGCGTCCCCTACCTCTTCCGCAGCTTCACGTTTCTCGGTCTGGGGCGCGACTTCGAAGAGGACAAGCATCCCTCCGTCCCCAGGCGGGACGAACTGCCCCTGGACGACGCCGTCGTCGCCTTCCGCTAA
- a CDS encoding DJ-1/PfpI family protein: MKRREFLQKSAMLGAAAAIPATVLGRLSGGALTRGAGADDAAAIPDPLRAPAKGTIPVAFLISDDAVVIDFAGPWEVFNNVMLPSRGPTMDDQMPFRTYTVSESAAPIRASGGMQIVPDYTLAKAPAPKVIVIPAQEGAGKASLEWIRQASRATDVTMSVCTGAFVLAETGLLSGKAATTHHDSYSAFAMQYPDIRLRRGARFVEEGNLATSGGLSSGIDLALRVVERYFGRAAVQSTVYQLEYQGTGWMDPNSNQEYAQKRVSTAEHPLCPVCGMDVDPQNAPKSVYRGKTYYFCSQDHKQRFDQAPEKWL; the protein is encoded by the coding sequence ATGAAGCGAAGAGAGTTTCTACAAAAATCAGCGATGTTGGGGGCGGCGGCAGCCATCCCGGCGACGGTGCTGGGCAGACTGTCCGGCGGCGCACTGACCCGCGGCGCGGGCGCGGACGATGCGGCGGCCATCCCCGATCCCCTGCGCGCACCCGCCAAGGGCACCATCCCGGTCGCCTTCCTCATTTCCGACGACGCGGTGGTAATCGACTTCGCGGGGCCGTGGGAGGTCTTCAACAACGTCATGCTGCCCTCCCGGGGGCCGACCATGGACGACCAAATGCCCTTCCGGACCTACACCGTCTCGGAGTCGGCCGCGCCCATCCGCGCCTCTGGGGGGATGCAGATCGTCCCCGACTACACCCTGGCAAAGGCTCCGGCGCCGAAGGTGATCGTGATCCCCGCGCAGGAGGGTGCGGGCAAAGCCTCCCTGGAGTGGATCCGGCAAGCGTCCAGGGCGACGGACGTGACTATGTCGGTCTGTACGGGGGCGTTCGTGCTGGCCGAGACCGGCCTGCTGTCGGGGAAGGCCGCCACCACGCATCACGATTCCTATTCCGCCTTCGCCATGCAGTACCCCGACATCCGGTTGCGTCGCGGCGCCCGCTTCGTGGAGGAAGGCAACCTGGCGACCTCGGGCGGCCTGTCCTCGGGCATCGATCTGGCGCTGCGGGTGGTGGAACGCTACTTCGGCCGCGCGGCGGTGCAGTCCACCGTGTACCAGTTGGAGTACCAGGGGACGGGATGGATGGACCCGAATTCCAATCAAGAGTACGCGCAGAAGCGGGTCTCCACCGCCGAGCATCCGCTGTGCCCGGTGTGCGGGATGGACGTGGATCCGCAGAACGCCCCCAAGTCGGTCTACAGGGGCAAGACCTACTACTTCTGCTCGCAGGACCACAAGCAGCGCTTTGACCAGGCCCCGGAGAAGTGGCTGTGA